The genomic interval CTCGAACAGGAAATATTTATGTTTCCCAGTCTTTGGGAAGTGGTAAAACAAGTACTCGTTTACAAACACCTACAAATCCAGATACCAATTATCTTTTACCTAATACTGATTACATTATTCAATTTTATTACAGAGCTGCAGTTGACCCCACTAGTGTTCCTAATATTACAATGAGTGGTACTACGTATTTAAACGGTGTTGCTTCAGGATCTGTAAGTTCAAGTGCTGGAGCATCAACGGCTACATTTACAGCAAATACTTGGATTAAGTATGCACAAACCTTGAAAACTACTGCTACTGCTACTGCTACTTTTGCTCAAGGACCAGGTAATTTTGCCGCTGTACGTATTTCTGCTGTTAGCGCTGCTGATATTTTTACAACACAAGTTGACGTAGATGACTTTGTTGTTTACGCGGGTACTGTTCCTGATGTTATTAAGCCAGATGCAGCAACCGCACCAACCTATTCTAAATCTGGAAATGATGCGACTATAGGTTGGACAGCGTCTGGAGCAATAGACGGTGGAGGTTATGTTGTTGTACGTTACCCTTCAACTTCAACTGTTTATAGCGATAATGATCCCAATCAAAACGGAATTTACCAAGTGGGCAATACCATTACAAATGGTACAGGGGCAGTAACAGGAACTGTGGTTTATATAGGAACTGGAGTATCTGCAACAATTACAGATCCAGACACTGCCAAGTATTATTATAAAATTTATGCTGTTGATAAAGCATTTAATTATTCAGATGAAATTACCGCAAAAGATGCAAGT from Flavobacterium ovatum carries:
- a CDS encoding T9SS type A sorting domain-containing protein; translation: MKTKLLNKNRIVQGVAVLAMALLCSNAQAQQVIGQFPNMIGGIEAESTTANLPVVSSTGTTQFAKWSIGSSSNAVVQKAYSDGTARTGNIYVSQSLGSGKTSTRLQTPTNPDTNYLLPNTDYIIQFYYRAAVDPTSVPNITMSGTTYLNGVASGSVSSSAGASTATFTANTWIKYAQTLKTTATATATFAQGPGNFAAVRISAVSAADIFTTQVDVDDFVVYAGTVPDVIKPDAATAPTYSKSGNDATIGWTASGAIDGGGYVVVRYPSTSTVYSDNDPNQNGIYQVGNTITNGTGAVTGTVVYIGTGVSATITDPDTAKYYYKIYAVDKAFNYSDEITAKDASLAEPTLRVAKNDIKGLNVYPNPVKDGKLFINTDSGDAKKVAIYNILGKQVLSKEVASGQVDVSSLNKGVYVLKITEAGKTSTRKIVID